One genomic region from Spirulina subsalsa PCC 9445 encodes:
- a CDS encoding DUF3747 domain-containing protein gives MKIKPIQSLAAALSGLLLLPWGSPTLAQSTPFGQVEVPQDSFVAIATPFGIERRQYNLLVIQQLNNRQPCWREYGSNPTLIDPLFLTFDFTGICERSTDSNGYSLRIGNEDYGWRFILRLVQRGDEVVLVASSVREPNTRPIEIGRTRGLAEGYLKIHLDPGWRFTKRTYGGRTLGHVYLTADSLNTASPPPPPPTRPVNTTPPPTVDREIIFTPPSTGAPAPIPTTPTPPPPPSPPSSQPLPPPVPPSERPIPRF, from the coding sequence ATGAAGATCAAACCCATTCAGTCCCTAGCCGCCGCCCTCAGTGGCCTGCTGCTGCTCCCGTGGGGCAGTCCTACCCTCGCTCAAAGTACCCCCTTTGGGCAAGTAGAAGTCCCTCAAGATAGTTTTGTGGCGATCGCAACCCCCTTCGGTATAGAACGCCGACAATACAACCTACTGGTCATTCAACAACTCAACAACCGTCAACCCTGTTGGCGAGAATACGGCAGCAATCCCACCCTGATTGACCCCCTATTCCTCACCTTCGACTTCACAGGCATTTGTGAGCGCAGCACCGACAGCAACGGTTATTCCTTACGCATTGGCAACGAAGACTATGGCTGGCGCTTCATTCTCCGTCTCGTTCAACGGGGCGATGAAGTCGTATTAGTCGCCTCCTCCGTCCGCGAACCCAACACCCGCCCCATTGAAATTGGGCGCACCCGAGGCCTCGCCGAAGGCTACCTGAAAATCCACCTTGACCCCGGTTGGCGCTTCACCAAACGCACCTATGGCGGTCGCACCCTTGGCCACGTCTACCTCACCGCCGACTCCCTCAACACCGCCAGCCCCCCACCGCCCCCCCCCACTCGTCCCGTCAACACCACCCCACCCCCCACCGTTGATCGAGAGATCATCTTTACTCCCCCCTCTACAGGCGCACCCGCCCCCATTCCCACCACCCCCACTCCTCCTCCCCCTCCATCGCCCCCCAGTTCCCAACCCCTCCCCCCTCCCGTCCCCCCCTCCGAGCGTCCCATTCCCCGTTTCTAA
- the msrA gene encoding peptide-methionine (S)-S-oxide reductase MsrA, translating to MGLFGFGKKLSIPTAQEALPGRSEKMPVRDRHFVNQHPLTPPFPPGMETALFGLGCFWGAERKFWQQEGVYSTAVGYAAGITPNPTYQEVCTGLTGHNEVVFVVYDPKVVTYQQLLKLFWESHNPTQGMRQGNDVGTQYRSGIYTYSEEQTQQAEASKAEYQQALTEARYGVITTEILPAGEFYYAEDYHQQYLAKNPNGYCGLGGTGVTCPVGVATV from the coding sequence ATGGGTTTATTTGGATTTGGGAAAAAACTATCGATTCCCACAGCACAAGAAGCGCTACCCGGTCGGTCAGAAAAGATGCCCGTGCGCGATCGCCATTTTGTCAACCAACACCCCCTAACCCCCCCCTTCCCCCCCGGCATGGAAACCGCCCTTTTCGGGTTAGGCTGTTTTTGGGGAGCAGAGCGGAAATTTTGGCAACAGGAGGGCGTATATAGTACAGCCGTTGGTTATGCCGCCGGAATCACCCCTAACCCCACCTATCAAGAAGTTTGTACCGGGTTAACCGGTCATAACGAGGTGGTTTTTGTGGTCTATGACCCCAAAGTAGTGACCTATCAACAACTACTTAAACTCTTCTGGGAGAGTCACAATCCCACCCAAGGAATGCGTCAAGGAAACGATGTAGGCACCCAATACCGTTCCGGCATTTACACCTATTCCGAAGAACAGACACAACAGGCCGAAGCCTCAAAAGCAGAATACCAACAAGCCCTAACTGAGGCCCGATATGGTGTCATCACCACCGAAATCCTCCCCGCTGGGGAATTCTATTACGCCGAAGACTACCATCAGCAATATTTAGCCAAAAACCCGAACGGTTACTGTGGTTTAGGCGGAACAGGTGTTACCTGTCCCGTAGGAGTGGCCACCGTCTAA
- a CDS encoding cyanophycinase, with product MLQIESQVSGTQMPKPTKTAILVIGGAEDKVHGREILHTFFNRSGAADAVIAIVPSASREPLLIGDRYRHIFEDMGAKRLEIIDIRERSQAEDPKYMEFLEECTGVFLTGGDQLRLCGLLAETPIMERIRDRVQKGEVTLAGTSAGAAVMGHHMIGGGGSGESPNRSLVDMAMGLGIIPEVLVDQHFHNRNRMARLLSAIAIHPDRLGVGIDEDTCAMFEQDGWIQVMGKGTVTIVDAQDLSYTNQMDVGVADPLSLHSLRLHILCHGDRYHLYQRHPLTPMTDEKSA from the coding sequence ATGCTGCAAATAGAGTCTCAAGTTTCAGGAACCCAGATGCCCAAACCCACAAAGACAGCTATTTTGGTGATTGGTGGCGCAGAGGATAAAGTGCATGGTAGAGAAATTCTGCACACTTTTTTCAATCGTTCCGGTGCGGCCGATGCAGTGATTGCCATAGTCCCCTCGGCATCTCGGGAACCTCTCTTGATCGGCGATCGCTATCGGCATATTTTCGAGGACATGGGAGCCAAGCGGCTGGAAATTATTGACATTCGTGAGCGTTCCCAAGCCGAAGATCCCAAGTACATGGAATTTTTAGAAGAATGTACAGGGGTTTTCCTAACCGGGGGGGATCAACTCCGTCTCTGTGGACTGTTGGCAGAAACCCCGATTATGGAACGGATTCGCGATCGCGTCCAAAAAGGAGAAGTCACCCTAGCCGGAACCAGCGCCGGAGCCGCCGTCATGGGTCATCACATGATTGGCGGGGGAGGAAGTGGAGAATCCCCCAATCGCTCCTTAGTGGATATGGCAATGGGGTTAGGGATTATTCCCGAAGTCCTAGTAGACCAACATTTCCACAACCGTAACCGCATGGCGCGTTTATTGAGTGCGATCGCGATTCATCCCGATCGTCTAGGGGTGGGGATTGATGAAGACACCTGCGCCATGTTTGAACAAGATGGTTGGATTCAAGTGATGGGGAAAGGCACCGTCACCATTGTGGATGCTCAAGATTTGTCCTACACCAATCAAATGGATGTCGGGGTAGCAGATCCCCTGAGTTTACACAGTTTGCGGCTACATATCCTCTGTCATGGCGATCGCTACCATCTCTATCAGCGCCATCCCCTCACTCCCATGACTGACGAAAAATCCGCCTGA
- the trmD gene encoding tRNA (guanosine(37)-N1)-methyltransferase TrmD → MRFDLITLFPEFFTSPLQSGLLGKALARQIAQVYLTNPRDFTQDKHRRVDDEPYGGGVGMLLKPEPLFAAVESLPILPRREVILMSPQGEPLKQPILQDLAQNYDQLLLICGHYEGVDERVRQHLVTREISLGDFVLTCGEIPALALLNGVIRLRPGTVGKEASLKFESFEQGLLDYPQYTRPPVFRGWEVPEVLRSGNHAHIETWQKEQQQQRTRDRRPDLWDAWQQAHPDSSD, encoded by the coding sequence ATGCGCTTTGATCTGATCACATTATTTCCTGAATTCTTCACCTCCCCGTTGCAAAGTGGATTATTGGGCAAAGCCCTAGCTCGCCAGATTGCTCAAGTGTATCTGACCAACCCCCGGGATTTCACCCAAGACAAACACCGACGGGTGGATGATGAACCCTATGGCGGCGGGGTGGGAATGTTGCTCAAACCCGAACCTTTGTTCGCGGCGGTTGAGTCCTTGCCCATTTTACCCCGTCGGGAAGTCATCTTAATGTCCCCCCAAGGAGAACCTCTCAAGCAGCCTATCTTACAAGACCTCGCCCAAAATTACGACCAGTTACTATTAATTTGTGGTCATTATGAAGGGGTCGATGAGCGGGTTCGGCAACATTTAGTAACAAGGGAAATTTCTCTGGGGGATTTTGTGTTAACCTGTGGCGAAATTCCGGCCTTGGCACTTTTAAATGGCGTAATTCGTCTCCGTCCTGGCACCGTTGGAAAAGAAGCTTCCCTCAAGTTCGAGAGTTTTGAGCAGGGATTATTAGATTACCCCCAATATACTCGCCCCCCGGTCTTCCGAGGCTGGGAAGTGCCGGAGGTTCTGCGTTCTGGCAATCATGCCCACATTGAGACCTGGCAAAAAGAACAACAACAACAACGAACCCGCGATCGCCGTCCCGATCTTTGGGACGCTTGGCAACAAGCCCACCCTGATTCCTCAGACTAG